From Paenibacillus polymyxa, the proteins below share one genomic window:
- the queF gene encoding preQ(1) synthase, producing MTGRKPEEMTDVTLLGNQGTQYTFAYDPAILESFDNKHPYRDYFVKFNCPEFTSLCPITGQPDFATIYISYIPDIKMVESKSLKLYLFSFRNHGDFHEDCVNIIMNDLIKLMDPRYIEVWGKFTPRGGISIDPYTNYGKPGTKYEQIAEHRMMNHDMYPETVDNR from the coding sequence ATGACCGGAAGAAAACCTGAAGAAATGACCGACGTTACCCTACTTGGCAATCAAGGCACACAATACACATTTGCCTATGATCCCGCCATTCTCGAAAGCTTTGATAATAAACACCCGTACCGCGATTATTTTGTAAAATTCAATTGTCCAGAGTTCACCAGCCTTTGCCCGATTACAGGACAGCCTGATTTTGCGACCATCTACATCAGCTACATTCCTGATATTAAAATGGTTGAAAGCAAGTCCCTTAAGCTGTACCTATTCAGCTTCCGCAACCACGGTGATTTCCATGAAGACTGCGTCAATATCATCATGAATGACTTGATTAAGCTGATGGACCCTCGCTACATTGAAGTATGGGGCAAATTTACGCCACGCGGCGGTATCTCTATCGACCCGTACACCAACTACGGCAAGCCGGGAACGAAGTATGAGCAAATCGCAGAACACCGTATGATGAACCATGACATGTATCCAGAGACGGTGGATAATCGATAG
- a CDS encoding AraC family transcriptional regulator, translating into MKKIYEHIEIDRRKMINLFMFQSTDTERVIPMHFHSNMELIYCTSGSLKVWHEGKITILMEKDALFINSNVPHSTQSITENQVVVLQFPATFFANEQVFIQLNTQEQQVEHTILSKLRELFMDIYNLHISKGKYDYILEQSRIIELKYLLVNHFSQAADLQPEVFSEKQQKIKTIMDFIKEHYAENISLAKTARICGYSEAYLSRMFHEYTGQTFTEYKQILCLEKAIDLLETTNKSLTEISYEAGFPNEKSFRKAFKEVMGKTPYEYKKSKFDLSV; encoded by the coding sequence ATGAAGAAAATATATGAACATATTGAAATAGACAGAAGAAAAATGATTAACCTCTTTATGTTTCAATCGACAGATACAGAAAGAGTCATCCCTATGCATTTTCACAGTAATATGGAATTAATTTATTGTACAAGTGGAAGTCTTAAGGTGTGGCATGAAGGAAAAATAACCATTTTGATGGAAAAGGATGCACTGTTCATTAATAGCAATGTACCGCACTCCACCCAAAGTATTACGGAAAACCAGGTCGTTGTATTGCAATTTCCAGCTACCTTTTTTGCCAATGAACAAGTATTCATCCAATTAAACACGCAAGAGCAACAAGTTGAACATACTATACTTTCTAAATTAAGAGAGTTATTTATGGATATATATAACCTGCATATTTCCAAAGGGAAATATGACTATATTTTAGAGCAAAGCCGAATTATTGAACTTAAGTATTTGCTCGTTAATCATTTTAGTCAGGCAGCAGACCTACAGCCGGAGGTATTTAGTGAAAAGCAGCAAAAGATAAAGACGATCATGGACTTTATTAAAGAACATTACGCTGAAAATATTAGCCTAGCGAAAACAGCCCGAATCTGCGGCTATTCAGAGGCCTATTTGTCGAGAATGTTTCATGAATATACAGGTCAGACGTTTACGGAGTACAAGCAAATTCTTTGTTTGGAAAAGGCGATCGATTTATTGGAAACAACGAATAAGTCACTTACAGAAATCTCTTACGAGGCAGGCTTTCCAAATGAAAAATCGTTTAGAAAAGCTTTTAAGGAAGTTATGGGGAAAACCCCTTATGAATATAAAAAATCAAAATTTGATCTGAGTGTGTAA
- a CDS encoding glycoside hydrolase family 32 protein, with product MNKSDAYHLKYHITPPYGLLNDPNGLAFFNQQYHVFYQWNPKGTEHRNKCWGHVVSSDLVHWQRKGIALEPSEWYDKDGIYSGGAIVHDEKLYLFYTGNVIREDGVRESYQCVAISEDGEHFEKMGPLFEHPQGYTRHVRDPKVWRDRNGNWWLIVGAQREDLTGDTLIYKSINLSDWECQGSFLDHDHEFGYMWECPDLLQFAENDIFVFSPQGLPEAGEYYRNPNQSGYVVGKLTSTGKFNGNLAHFKELDRGFDFYAPQSFKVNDRTIMFGWMSAMNEEAERAVPTIQEGWIHALTLPREIVLSNGVLYQKPLPELQLLRMDGVHSKENIHKNRVWLLPSLQVECNVHFSKLTENFKMIVRNAVEIDYDLEENSLTIWRTNWLTNQREYRKATLANQLVDMQIFIESSSLEIYVNEGEEVFSLRYFLEDTEQRSVMLDAGDNEGEIEIYQLQECGAIINH from the coding sequence ATGAATAAAAGCGACGCTTATCATCTTAAATATCATATTACTCCTCCTTACGGGCTATTAAACGATCCTAATGGACTTGCCTTTTTCAATCAACAATATCATGTGTTCTATCAGTGGAACCCCAAAGGAACCGAACATCGAAATAAATGCTGGGGCCATGTAGTTTCGAGCGATCTGGTGCATTGGCAAAGGAAAGGCATCGCGCTTGAGCCTTCGGAATGGTATGACAAGGACGGCATTTATTCCGGAGGCGCCATAGTCCATGATGAAAAGCTGTATCTGTTTTACACAGGAAATGTAATCAGGGAAGATGGAGTCCGAGAAAGCTATCAATGCGTAGCCATTTCGGAAGATGGGGAGCATTTCGAGAAAATGGGTCCTTTGTTTGAACATCCACAAGGCTATACCAGACATGTCCGAGACCCGAAAGTATGGAGAGATCGGAACGGGAACTGGTGGCTGATCGTTGGCGCTCAAAGAGAGGATTTGACTGGAGATACGCTTATCTACAAATCTATAAATTTGTCTGATTGGGAATGCCAAGGATCATTTTTGGACCATGATCATGAATTCGGATATATGTGGGAATGCCCTGATCTACTTCAATTTGCGGAAAATGATATTTTTGTGTTCTCTCCTCAGGGCTTACCAGAAGCAGGCGAATATTATAGAAACCCTAACCAATCGGGATATGTTGTTGGGAAATTAACGAGTACAGGAAAATTCAACGGAAACCTTGCCCATTTTAAAGAGCTTGATCGGGGGTTTGATTTCTACGCGCCACAATCATTCAAGGTGAATGATAGAACCATTATGTTCGGATGGATGAGCGCCATGAATGAAGAAGCAGAGAGGGCTGTTCCCACCATTCAGGAAGGCTGGATTCATGCGCTGACTCTTCCTAGAGAAATCGTATTGTCTAACGGTGTGCTATACCAGAAACCATTGCCGGAATTACAATTGCTAAGAATGGACGGTGTACATTCCAAGGAGAACATTCACAAAAATAGGGTTTGGCTGCTGCCTTCCCTACAGGTGGAGTGCAATGTTCATTTTTCGAAGCTTACAGAGAACTTCAAAATGATAGTCAGAAATGCGGTGGAAATTGACTATGATTTGGAAGAAAACAGTTTAACCATATGGAGAACCAACTGGTTGACGAACCAGAGGGAGTACAGAAAAGCAACATTAGCCAATCAACTTGTAGACATGCAAATATTTATAGAAAGCTCAAGTCTGGAGATTTATGTGAACGAAGGCGAGGAAGTATTTTCTCTGCGTTATTTCTTGGAAGATACGGAACAGCGCAGTGTGATGCTTGATGCAGGAGATAATGAAGGGGAAATTGAGATTTATCAGCTGCAGGAATGTGGAGCCATAATCAATCATTAA
- the bglX gene encoding beta-glucosidase BglX, giving the protein MDNKTLLEKLNSLSIEEKIGQLIQLTGDFFEGDMDTVVTGPLKKLGLNTDYNIYNTGSILNITNPEKIIRLQTDYLEKSVHKIPLLFMADIIYGYRTIFPIPIAQACSWNYEGIENAASIAAQECYEEGIHVTFSPMVDMVRDPRWGRVMESPGEDTLLAQKYAQSVVLGIQGSNLEDGAVPANKIAACVKHFAAYGAPVAGREYNAVDLSEHALREYYLPGYQAAIEAGAKLVMTAFNTLNGIPATGNEWLNRDVLRQEMNFDGVLISDYAAIEELIMHGYAEDEASAARLALLAGVDVDMKTAVYANQLENVISGNDYMLELLNEAVYRVLNLKNDLGLFEDPFRGLQEIVKRSTSSILSDEHKQAALSLAEESVVLLKNENNVLPLSKETKIALMGPYAEENSTLGMWAIKGEQTDTINLKTGLLQLVGPDNLSVCRGSYLLPLDARETFDKYADKLAVETRSEEDLLQEAIRHANEAEVIILALGESIYQSGEGGSRTNPTLPEPQLRLLHELSLLGKRIVLIVYSGRPLILTDVVEKVDAIVQAWYPGTMGGEALANILYGKVNPSGKLAMTFPRSVGQIPIYYNELNTGRPNLKENGSYRFASRYIDEVNEPLYPFGYGLSYTSFEYSLLTVSQKEIKTNESVDIRLSVSNTGTYDGKETIQLYIRDKFASVARPVKELKDFRKVLLQSGETTVVEFSIDEDMLKFYGREMEYKSEPGEFEVYIGSSSQDILLSFSFTLLPEDKHE; this is encoded by the coding sequence ATGGACAACAAAACATTGCTTGAAAAATTGAATAGTCTTTCAATAGAAGAGAAGATCGGCCAGCTCATCCAACTGACTGGTGATTTTTTTGAAGGAGACATGGATACGGTTGTGACGGGTCCTTTGAAAAAATTGGGGCTAAACACGGACTATAATATTTATAACACGGGCTCCATATTAAACATTACCAACCCGGAAAAAATAATCCGGTTGCAAACCGATTATTTGGAAAAATCGGTTCATAAAATTCCACTGTTATTCATGGCGGATATTATCTATGGCTATCGAACCATTTTCCCAATTCCGATCGCTCAAGCATGTAGCTGGAACTATGAGGGGATAGAGAATGCTGCTTCGATTGCTGCTCAGGAGTGCTACGAGGAAGGCATTCATGTAACCTTTTCCCCCATGGTAGATATGGTTAGAGATCCTCGCTGGGGGCGGGTGATGGAATCACCTGGAGAAGATACCTTGCTGGCACAGAAATATGCGCAAAGCGTAGTTCTGGGAATCCAGGGCAGCAACTTGGAAGATGGAGCCGTACCAGCTAATAAAATTGCTGCTTGTGTCAAGCATTTTGCCGCTTATGGAGCACCTGTAGCGGGACGTGAATACAATGCCGTGGATCTATCGGAGCATGCATTGCGAGAATATTATTTACCTGGATATCAAGCAGCAATAGAAGCGGGCGCCAAGCTTGTCATGACGGCTTTTAATACGTTGAATGGGATACCTGCGACTGGAAACGAGTGGCTTAACCGTGACGTACTAAGACAGGAAATGAATTTTGACGGTGTATTGATCTCGGATTACGCCGCTATTGAAGAGTTAATCATGCATGGTTATGCCGAAGACGAGGCTTCCGCTGCCAGGCTGGCACTGTTGGCGGGCGTGGATGTGGATATGAAAACGGCAGTGTACGCTAATCAATTGGAGAATGTAATATCTGGTAACGACTATATGCTGGAGCTTCTGAATGAAGCTGTATACCGTGTCTTAAATCTGAAAAATGATTTGGGGCTGTTTGAGGACCCATTCCGCGGATTACAGGAAATCGTTAAACGTTCAACCAGCAGCATTCTGTCAGACGAACATAAACAAGCGGCACTGTCCTTGGCAGAAGAATCCGTTGTGCTGCTGAAAAACGAAAATAATGTATTGCCATTGTCAAAGGAAACGAAGATAGCTTTAATGGGTCCCTATGCAGAAGAAAATTCCACCCTGGGTATGTGGGCGATCAAGGGAGAGCAGACAGACACTATTAATTTGAAAACGGGGTTGTTACAGCTTGTTGGCCCCGACAATCTCTCGGTATGTAGAGGAAGTTATCTGCTACCTCTTGATGCAAGGGAAACGTTCGATAAATATGCGGACAAACTGGCTGTTGAAACCAGGTCCGAGGAAGATCTACTGCAAGAAGCCATTAGGCATGCAAATGAAGCAGAGGTCATAATCCTTGCCTTGGGAGAAAGTATTTATCAGAGCGGAGAAGGTGGATCACGAACGAATCCGACGCTGCCAGAGCCGCAATTGAGATTACTTCATGAATTAAGCTTATTGGGCAAAAGGATCGTTCTGATCGTATATAGTGGAAGACCTTTGATCCTTACCGATGTTGTTGAAAAGGTTGACGCTATAGTTCAGGCCTGGTATCCAGGAACGATGGGCGGAGAAGCACTGGCTAATATATTGTATGGGAAAGTAAATCCGTCCGGGAAATTAGCAATGACCTTTCCACGTAGCGTCGGTCAAATTCCGATCTACTACAATGAGCTGAATACAGGGAGACCGAATTTAAAGGAAAATGGCTCTTACCGCTTTGCATCCCGATATATAGATGAAGTGAACGAACCCTTGTATCCGTTTGGCTACGGTTTATCTTATACCTCATTTGAATACAGTCTATTAACCGTCAGCCAAAAGGAAATAAAAACAAATGAGTCAGTGGATATCCGTCTTTCTGTATCCAACACTGGAACGTATGATGGAAAAGAAACGATTCAATTATATATTCGCGATAAATTTGCAAGTGTTGCAAGGCCAGTGAAAGAATTAAAAGACTTTAGAAAAGTATTACTACAAAGCGGCGAGACTACAGTTGTGGAATTTTCAATTGATGAAGACATGCTCAAATTTTACGGGCGTGAAATGGAATACAAGAGTGAGCCAGGTGAATTTGAGGTTTATATCGGTTCAAGCTCACAGGACATTTTGCTAAGCTTTAGTTTTACTTTGTTACCGGAGGATAAACATGAATAA
- a CDS encoding sucrose-specific PTS transporter subunit IIBC, with the protein MSLEKEYVKIAQDVIKGLGGEDNIISMAHCATRLRLIVKDRDIIDDEFIENIDKAKGVFFTSGQYQIIFGTGTVNKVYEAMVGQNVSATSKAELKEKASTQDDNFFKRMIRVFGDVFVPIIPALVATGLFMGVRGLVTQPALLQLFGLTPDDISANFILFTQILTDTAFAFLPVLVCWSAFRVFGGSPILGILLGLMLVSPSLPTSWDVAQHVKEPLLFLGFIKIAGYQGSVLPAFIIGIVGAMMEKRIRKSVPEALDLILTPFLTLLLTLVLGLFVIGPIFHEVEVLILSAVTAILKLPFGIGGFIYGGINQIIVVTGLHHALNLIEIQMLVDGGWNMVNPISSASICAQAGAALAVGLKSKRLKTKSIAYPSAVSALLGITEPAIFGVNIRYGKPFVMGLIGGAVGGFFARIFNVQATGMSITAIPGLLLYLNNQIFLYALVCLIGFGVAFALTWIFGFKEKIENK; encoded by the coding sequence ATGAGTCTTGAGAAAGAATACGTTAAAATAGCCCAGGATGTCATTAAAGGGCTTGGTGGAGAAGACAATATTATTTCCATGGCACATTGTGCTACACGGTTGAGATTGATTGTAAAAGACAGGGATATTATTGATGATGAATTTATTGAAAATATTGATAAGGCAAAAGGGGTCTTTTTTACCTCCGGACAATACCAGATTATTTTTGGAACCGGTACCGTGAACAAAGTTTACGAAGCGATGGTCGGCCAGAACGTATCTGCTACATCAAAGGCAGAGCTGAAAGAGAAGGCCTCCACGCAAGATGATAACTTTTTCAAAAGAATGATCCGGGTTTTTGGGGATGTATTCGTTCCCATTATCCCAGCATTGGTAGCTACCGGCTTGTTTATGGGAGTTAGGGGCTTGGTAACTCAGCCTGCACTGCTACAGTTATTTGGACTTACACCGGATGATATTTCTGCGAATTTCATATTATTTACGCAAATACTGACCGATACTGCTTTTGCCTTTTTACCCGTGCTGGTCTGCTGGTCTGCATTCAGAGTGTTTGGCGGGTCGCCGATCTTGGGAATTTTGCTCGGACTCATGCTGGTAAGTCCTTCTTTACCTACTTCCTGGGATGTCGCTCAACATGTGAAGGAGCCTCTTTTGTTTTTGGGCTTCATTAAAATCGCAGGCTATCAGGGTTCCGTTCTGCCGGCGTTCATTATAGGGATCGTGGGAGCGATGATGGAGAAAAGAATCAGGAAATCCGTTCCTGAGGCATTGGACTTGATTCTGACACCGTTTCTGACATTGTTGCTCACACTGGTACTGGGCTTGTTCGTGATTGGTCCCATCTTCCATGAGGTAGAGGTTTTAATATTATCGGCCGTTACAGCTATTTTGAAATTGCCATTTGGCATTGGCGGGTTTATTTATGGTGGCATTAATCAGATTATTGTCGTTACCGGACTGCACCATGCGCTCAACCTGATCGAAATACAGATGCTGGTGGATGGCGGCTGGAATATGGTTAACCCGATCAGCTCGGCCTCTATTTGTGCACAAGCAGGTGCGGCGTTAGCTGTCGGCCTGAAATCGAAAAGATTAAAAACCAAATCTATTGCCTATCCTTCTGCCGTGTCTGCACTGCTGGGCATTACAGAACCGGCAATTTTTGGGGTGAACATTCGGTATGGTAAACCATTCGTGATGGGCTTGATTGGAGGAGCGGTTGGAGGATTCTTCGCACGTATCTTTAATGTTCAAGCCACAGGCATGTCGATTACAGCTATACCTGGCTTGTTATTGTATCTGAATAATCAAATTTTTCTGTATGCTTTAGTTTGTTTAATCGGTTTTGGTGTAGCATTTGCGTTGACGTGGATCTTTGGATTTAAAGAAAAAATAGAGAACAAATAG
- a CDS encoding acid phosphatase gives MKLLRKPLSVALLSVPLLLGSLGGNYASAATLPTTVTPTEPSWGYFVDHYKNNSSANKTESSNPTLGLLSEFNKLWTPGATWDTGTKLNSSVLDANIQKVIDIAARRTSSEADAAYLDDRRNQSYSVIDGLGSLTDIYRKKAGATTTINDVPADATTKKYEDEGTNAGDTSSSLGNVVNLVNTLRGDYSTTNPAKSYFSYPRPFRWSDNSVVVPSLIPALKSDATNDGGFPSGHTNAAYLSSIAMAYAMPERYQELLTRASELGNNRVVAGMHSPLDVMGGRVMATAMAAAILSDPANSNLKKAAYQDAHKQLLSQKGTAPDRFSNYATNKKNYNERLTYGFSQINPATTPMTVPKGAEVLLETRQPYLDSTQRRWVLATTGLPSGYPVLDDAEGWGRLNLFSAADGYGAFANNVTVNMDASKGGFNALDRWRNHISGVGKLIKKGTGTLKLMGSNTYSGGTQIDQGILEGNSETAFGSGTVTNNGGTLLKNNAGKLIVGSNYKQTAKGKLELNLQSKNDVLKIKGTAQLNGKLRLNFANKYVPASGATILTYGKRSGEFSSIEVAGLPSNYKVKVVYTADRVQLKVTK, from the coding sequence ATGAAATTGCTAAGAAAACCACTATCAGTTGCATTATTATCTGTACCATTACTTCTAGGTTCTCTGGGTGGAAATTACGCGAGTGCAGCAACACTGCCAACAACAGTAACTCCAACAGAACCGTCATGGGGATATTTCGTAGATCATTACAAAAATAATAGTTCTGCTAATAAGACGGAAAGCTCCAATCCGACTCTCGGGTTGCTCTCTGAATTTAATAAGCTTTGGACTCCTGGGGCTACCTGGGACACAGGGACTAAGCTAAATAGCAGTGTACTGGACGCTAATATTCAAAAAGTGATTGATATTGCTGCCCGTCGCACTTCCAGTGAGGCCGATGCGGCTTATTTGGACGACCGCCGAAATCAGAGCTACAGTGTAATCGACGGTCTGGGTTCGCTGACTGATATATATCGAAAGAAGGCAGGTGCCACGACAACAATCAACGACGTTCCGGCCGATGCCACAACTAAAAAATATGAAGATGAGGGAACGAATGCAGGGGATACCAGTTCCAGTCTCGGCAACGTCGTGAATCTGGTCAATACCTTGCGTGGGGACTACTCTACGACGAACCCGGCCAAATCTTACTTTAGTTATCCTCGTCCGTTCCGCTGGAGCGACAATTCAGTAGTTGTTCCAAGTCTGATCCCTGCCCTCAAATCTGATGCTACTAATGATGGCGGCTTTCCTAGCGGTCATACCAATGCTGCATACCTCAGTTCTATAGCTATGGCCTATGCCATGCCGGAGCGTTATCAGGAATTGCTGACACGAGCTTCGGAGCTGGGCAATAATCGTGTTGTTGCTGGGATGCATTCCCCGCTTGATGTTATGGGAGGACGCGTCATGGCAACAGCGATGGCTGCTGCGATCCTGTCTGATCCAGCCAATAGCAACTTGAAGAAAGCAGCTTACCAGGATGCTCATAAACAATTGCTGTCCCAAAAAGGTACAGCCCCAGATCGTTTCAGCAATTATGCTACGAACAAAAAAAATTATAATGAACGATTAACGTATGGATTCAGTCAGATTAATCCAGCTACGACGCCCATGACAGTACCTAAGGGAGCTGAAGTGCTGTTGGAGACACGTCAACCTTACCTTGACAGCACACAACGCCGTTGGGTATTGGCCACTACAGGCCTTCCATCCGGTTATCCTGTGCTTGACGATGCCGAAGGATGGGGACGCTTGAACCTGTTTTCCGCTGCGGACGGCTACGGTGCTTTTGCCAATAATGTTACGGTGAATATGGACGCTTCCAAAGGCGGTTTCAATGCATTGGATCGCTGGCGCAACCATATTTCTGGTGTTGGAAAGCTGATTAAAAAGGGAACAGGTACGTTGAAGCTTATGGGTAGCAATACGTATTCCGGTGGTACACAGATCGATCAAGGTATACTTGAAGGTAATTCGGAGACAGCTTTCGGAAGTGGTACAGTTACAAATAACGGGGGAACTCTTCTTAAAAACAATGCTGGAAAGCTGATTGTTGGCAGCAATTACAAACAAACAGCCAAGGGCAAGCTTGAACTCAATCTGCAAAGTAAAAATGATGTACTCAAAATTAAGGGAACCGCCCAACTTAACGGAAAATTACGCCTGAATTTTGCTAACAAATATGTACCAGCTAGCGGTGCGACCATTTTAACCTACGGTAAACGAAGCGGGGAATTTTCTTCCATCGAAGTAGCAGGTTTGCCGAGCAACTATAAAGTGAAGGTTGTCTATACAGCTGATCGTGTTCAGTTGAAAGTCACGAAGTAA
- a CDS encoding MFS transporter: protein MTTKSATKKETGQSLPLQGPQAKGTVFAILIAISFVHLFNDSIQSVIPAIFPILKESMSLSYTQIGWISFAINFTASIMQPVIGLFSDKRPTPAILPIGMGFTLTGMLLLAYAADYKAVLIAVIFVGLGSAAFHPEGSRVSHMAAGSRRGLAQSIFQVGGNAGQSLAPMLTSWIFIPLGQFGAIWFTGIAAAGIVVQSFIARWYGNVLRTEGIARKKAATRRMKPEVRSRIMFAMIVLILLVFVRSWYSTSVGSYYSFYLMEVFKMPLADAQLYIFLFLGAGALGTFFGGPLADRFGKRNMIFLSMVLAAPLALLLPYANQFWTAILLAIIGFIMLSSFSVTVVYAQMLVPGKIGTVSGLITGLAFGLGGVGALVLGNWIDKVGITNIMFLCGFLPLLGILTFLLPTDKTLNRWAEENGAEV from the coding sequence ATGACTACTAAATCTGCTACAAAAAAAGAAACGGGCCAGTCGCTCCCCCTCCAGGGGCCGCAAGCGAAAGGTACCGTTTTTGCGATTCTGATTGCGATCAGTTTCGTCCATCTGTTCAATGACTCGATTCAATCGGTCATTCCAGCGATCTTTCCGATCCTGAAGGAATCTATGAGCCTGAGCTACACGCAGATCGGCTGGATTTCATTCGCCATCAACTTTACAGCTTCGATCATGCAGCCTGTCATTGGCTTGTTTTCGGACAAACGACCTACGCCCGCTATCCTTCCCATCGGTATGGGCTTTACGCTGACCGGCATGCTGCTGCTCGCCTATGCTGCCGATTATAAAGCGGTGCTAATCGCAGTCATCTTCGTAGGTCTGGGCTCAGCTGCCTTTCACCCGGAAGGCTCGCGCGTGTCCCATATGGCGGCAGGATCACGCCGGGGATTGGCACAATCCATTTTCCAGGTTGGCGGCAATGCAGGCCAATCGCTGGCACCGATGCTCACAAGCTGGATTTTTATCCCGTTGGGGCAATTTGGCGCCATCTGGTTCACAGGTATTGCGGCAGCCGGGATTGTAGTGCAGTCATTCATTGCCCGCTGGTACGGTAACGTCCTCCGTACAGAAGGCATTGCACGCAAAAAAGCGGCGACACGCCGCATGAAACCCGAAGTGCGCAGCCGTATTATGTTTGCCATGATTGTCCTCATTCTGCTGGTATTTGTCCGTTCGTGGTATTCGACCTCGGTGGGAAGCTACTATTCGTTTTACTTGATGGAAGTATTTAAAATGCCATTGGCGGATGCACAGCTGTACATTTTCCTGTTCCTCGGGGCTGGAGCGCTAGGTACCTTCTTTGGTGGTCCGCTGGCAGACCGTTTTGGTAAACGCAATATGATTTTTCTGTCCATGGTATTAGCTGCACCGCTGGCGCTGCTATTGCCTTATGCCAACCAATTCTGGACAGCGATCCTGCTGGCGATTATTGGATTTATTATGTTGTCCAGCTTTTCGGTCACAGTCGTATATGCACAGATGCTCGTGCCTGGCAAAATCGGGACGGTGTCCGGTCTCATTACGGGCCTGGCCTTTGGCCTTGGCGGTGTAGGTGCACTCGTGCTCGGCAACTGGATCGACAAAGTAGGCATCACCAACATTATGTTCCTATGCGGCTTTTTGCCACTGCTCGGCATTTTAACCTTCTTACTTCCTACAGACAAAACCCTGAATCGCTGGGCGGAAGAAAATGGAGCCGAAGTGTAA
- a CDS encoding EcsC family protein, with protein MKPLIEYRESQDVLHQELKQIEKWEKEQKDIFFWEKIGRWPFMLLDRLTPKIIKDKLEQLLNEMGSFIQNGGKYLVKEETVLSKLNKTAREYMIQQNGAASASDTENQPHSGENADAEHSAESTWDLKQAAELPLTIMDQTADEMTSGRITFATAQGATTGIGGVFTIAADIPILLGLSLKVFQEIALCYGFNPHDKQERIFIIKCMQFASSDIVGKKAVLEELALFDDPSRQAQVFSQMQGWKEIINTYRDQFGWKKLLQMVPIAGILFGSIANRSAISDVAEAGKMLYRKRRILMRLAEEENGLE; from the coding sequence ATGAAGCCGCTTATAGAATATCGGGAAAGTCAGGATGTATTGCACCAAGAGCTGAAGCAGATTGAAAAGTGGGAGAAGGAGCAGAAGGATATTTTTTTCTGGGAAAAAATCGGCAGATGGCCCTTTATGCTGTTGGATCGGCTGACGCCCAAAATCATTAAGGACAAGCTGGAGCAGTTGCTTAACGAGATGGGTAGCTTCATTCAAAATGGTGGCAAATATTTGGTGAAAGAAGAAACAGTCCTGAGTAAGCTGAACAAGACGGCCCGTGAATATATGATTCAGCAAAATGGTGCAGCTTCCGCCTCGGATACGGAGAATCAGCCCCATTCCGGGGAAAATGCAGATGCAGAACATAGTGCCGAATCCACGTGGGATTTGAAGCAGGCGGCTGAGCTTCCGCTAACGATCATGGATCAGACTGCGGACGAGATGACGTCGGGTCGCATTACCTTTGCCACCGCTCAGGGAGCAACCACGGGAATTGGCGGTGTATTTACAATTGCGGCGGATATCCCTATTTTGCTTGGCTTGTCACTCAAGGTGTTTCAGGAAATCGCTTTGTGTTATGGATTTAACCCCCATGATAAGCAGGAGCGCATTTTTATTATTAAATGTATGCAATTCGCTTCATCTGATATTGTGGGGAAGAAAGCTGTATTAGAGGAACTGGCCTTGTTCGATGATCCTTCACGTCAGGCACAGGTTTTTTCCCAGATGCAGGGTTGGAAAGAAATCATTAACACCTATCGTGATCAGTTTGGATGGAAAAAGCTGCTGCAAATGGTCCCGATTGCGGGGATTTTGTTTGGCTCCATTGCCAATCGAAGCGCTATTAGTGACGTAGCTGAAGCAGGGAAAATGCTATATCGGAAGCGCCGTATTTTGATGCGTTTGGCAGAAGAAGAGAATGGATTGGAGTAG
- a CDS encoding GNAT family N-acetyltransferase — translation MNNIGLVPYHCEHEAILHTFYLPEEQKQFTGMPAEMLALAKEDPHRHPVVITATGRPVGFFILYDGDELADYTNTSVALLLRAFSINYADQGHGFAKQGLLLLPQFISTHFPHIREIVLGVNARNLAAQSLYLKCGFIDEGNTKMGQHGLQHIFKMSV, via the coding sequence ATGAATAATATAGGGCTTGTCCCTTACCATTGTGAGCATGAAGCGATTTTACATACCTTTTATTTGCCCGAGGAGCAGAAGCAATTTACTGGAATGCCAGCTGAAATGCTGGCACTGGCCAAGGAAGATCCACACCGCCATCCTGTCGTGATTACGGCTACTGGAAGGCCGGTTGGATTTTTCATTTTATACGATGGAGATGAATTAGCAGACTATACGAATACTTCTGTGGCACTGCTACTGCGTGCATTTTCAATTAACTACGCAGATCAAGGACATGGGTTTGCTAAACAAGGACTGCTTCTGCTACCACAGTTCATCTCTACACACTTTCCACATATTCGCGAGATTGTACTGGGCGTCAATGCCCGTAATCTTGCTGCCCAAAGTCTATATCTCAAATGCGGTTTTATCGATGAAGGTAACACTAAAATGGGACAACACGGCTTGCAGCATATTTTTAAAATGAGCGTATAA